One Hoplias malabaricus isolate fHopMal1 chromosome 12, fHopMal1.hap1, whole genome shotgun sequence genomic window, CAGAAGTCTGCCTTGTCACAGACTCATCCTGGCGGCATGTAGCCCTTTCTTTAGAGAACTTTACTTCTCAGAAGAGGGCAAGGAGAAGAGCAGCTCAAACAAGGAGGTCATGCTGGAAAACGTGGACCCAACCATAATGGAATTGATTGTGAACTATCTTTACTCTGCAGAAATAGACATCACAGATGAAAATGTGCAGGATATTTTTGCACTAGCAGGCCGCTTTCAGATCCCCTCTGTGTTCACAGCCTGTGTGAATTACCTGCAGAAAAAGCTCTCACGTGGAAACTGCTTGGCCATCTTCAGACTGGGGCTGGTGCTGAACTGCCCAAGGCTGGCCATAGCTGCAAGAGACTACATAGCCGAGCGTTTCGAGACACTAGCCAAAGAGGATGATTTTCTTGAGTTCAACCCTCCTGAGCTGTTTGCCATCATAGGAACTGATGCCCTCAATGTGGAGAAGGAAGAAGTGGTGTTTGAACTCCTGATGAAGTGGGTGAGAAAAGACAAAGAGAACCGGTCCAAGTTTATAGGTGACGGCTTTGAGCACGTTCGCTTCCGTCTACTTCCAGAAAAGTATTTCAAGGAGAAAGTAGAAAAGGACGACATTATCAAAGCGGATCCTGAGCTCGTGAAGAAGCTTATGGTCATCAAAGATGCTTTTGCTGGGAAACTTCCAGAGAAAaaggaagaagaggaaacaATGCCTGGTTTTTTGAATGACAACAGAAGATTTGGGATGTACACCAAAGAATTTATCCTGATGATAAACGATTCAGCTGCCGTAGCCTATGATCCCATTGAGAATGAATGCTCCTTGGCTGCCATGGCAGAGCAGATACCTCGAAACCATGTCAGTATCAGCACCAAGAATAATCAACTCTATGTCATAGGTGGACTGTTTGTGGATGAGGAGAACAAAGAGAACCCACTGCAGTGTTATGTTTATCAGGTAAATAACCACACAATGTCATGCCACCCCAGAAAGTGTGATGACAAAGACACTACAGGAGTAAATGTTTCAAATGTTTATATACGTCAGTTCTCCTGAAGGCCCTATTTAGAAGTCATGTAGTCTTATAACAAACAGCCatacagtaaagtgttaccatTTTTGGTAGATTATAGCATTCTTTAACCGAGTTGTCAAAAGGATCCTGTATTAAATCCTGTTTATTGCAGTTGGACCCCCTTACTCCAGACTGGATTGCTCTGCCCCCATTGCCTTCTCCAAGATGTCTTTTTGGCCTGAGTGAATTTGAAAACCTTCTGTTTGCAGTTGGTGGCAAAGATTTACAAAGCAACGAGTCTCTTGACTCAGTAATGTGTTACGACATTGAGTAAGTGAATGACCATCCATTATTTTGTATTCATAACTGCCTATCAGGTGCAAACAGTAATTTCATGACTCCTGTCTTTTTGTTCGCCAGTAAGATGAAATGGACTGAAACGAAAAAGCTTCCCTTGAGGATACATGGTCACAGTGTGGTCTCCCAAAATGGACTTGTGTACTGTATAGGTGGAAAAACTGATGAAAAGTAAGACCAATATCAAAGCCAACACGACCATTATATGTTCCTTGTGCATTTACTTTATaacctatatatttttttatcattcAACAGTAAAACCATCAACAAGATGTTTGCATATAACCACAAGAAAGCAGAATGGAAGGAGTTGGCAGCAATGAAAACACCAAGGTCAATGTTCGGGGCAGTTGTTCACAAGGGAAAGATTGTTGTGGTTGGAGGAGTCAATGACGATGGTCTGTTAGGATCTTGTGAAGCCTATGACTTTGGAACCAACAAGTGAGTgattttcattttctgaaaagATTATATACTTCAGGTTGATATGTTCCCTCATGTTTAACATTTTTACTCTGCACCACAAACACATTAAAGCATACAAATTCAACAGTATCTTTTTTCTCCATGTAGGTGGGAAAGATTCACTGATTTTGCCCAGgagaggagctcagtgaatctGGTCAGTGCTGGTGGTGAACTGTATGTTGTTGGGGGCTTCAACATGGTAGAGATGGAGAATAAAGAATGTTCCCCTTCAGAAGTTACAGACATTTGGCAGTAAGTAATAAACAAACTGAAGCTGGCCAAGTTTGAGTATCATTGATATGTTTACATGGAAATCTAATGATAACCATTTCTTATACTCAGTTTTGGGGCAGAGTGTTCTTGCCATCATTCTTAATATTTTGTATCTACAAGAAAGtcgttttaacatttttaatctaAATCTAAAAAGTATAACTTTGGAATACTCTTTTTTTGTGACAGGTATGAAGAGGATAAGAAACAGTGGGCTGGAATGATAAGGGAGATGCGATATGCAGCTGCTGCCTCGTGTGTTTCCATTCGattaaatgctgtaaaaatgcCCAAATTGTAATATAGCCTCTGCTCTAAATTGCGACAGGTATCGCTAATTTTTTGTTATGGTCAATGGTCATTTCTGTAAGGTGAAGCTTATGTATGAAGACCACGTACAAAGGGACTTCATCAAACATGTACAAGCATTGAGTAAGATATCTATAAAGCAATAGCTGAGTTTATAATGAATATATTGTATCATCAATCACGTGcttgcatgttttaaagaataaatgatGCTGGAGTGTCATAAGGGGCTGGAAACATCCAAGTAGCATAATGGTTACTGccattattaatttataattatatacataaaataatgtagcacatttaaaatacattatttactgCTTAAAAATGTGTTACAAATGCATGTGTAAACAGCTTTCATATAAAATGTGGTTGttctgggaaaaaaaattatcatACACACTATGTACGTCATATGTTAAAATTCTATTACaatttttacaaaaataaaatgttttaggaCAAAAACTTGTACTTACTTCATTCCGATATAACAGCATCTACAACATTTGGTtacataatttattataaacatatttaatgacAAATATTGCAAAACTTATAAAACTCAAGAGGACCAAACCGGCATGTGTCTGGTTGATATTCCCTTCCATTCGGCAAAGAAAGGGTgctaattaataaacaaattatttacTGTAATGTCCCCAGATAAGCCTGCTGACTTGAATATGAAGCAAAAGTAGTGCAGAGTGTCTCAGGCTACTTCTGCAAATAATTTCCTTTTCAAATATTCCTTCCAAGCATCTTGAGTGGAGAGCTCCATAGAATTCCATTCAAAGTGAGGAATCTGAGTTGGAAAGCAATTTGTCAGTCTATGAATTTTCAAATATGAACAAATCTACGACAGCTGTGTTAACAAAGGAAAGTGAGCAATTGTATCTACTCACATGTAAAACATGATATCCTAAAATCTCCAGGTGCCTTTTTCTCATCAGGATGTCTCCCTTAATGTGCTGTAAATTTCTGCAAAAGGATTTTGAATCCAAAAAGTCCAGGGCAATACTGAGAGAattaaaaagacagaaaaggtCATTATTTCAATCACACTCTTGTTTACAAGGTGAATGAGCAGTAAGTCTAAAAGGCAAAGCACTGTTTTACAATTTTACATGATTTCATGTTGTCAGTAGAAACTGCCTTTTAAGCAGAAGAGTGCTGTTGTAATCCCTGCTTGGGTAACCACACCATACAAAAGTTTTCAGAACCCTTTGGCAAGACTCCTAAGATTACATTTGTGAAGAATTAAAACCTTACTTCGCTTTGGGAAAAAAAGCATTCACCAAATAATATAAAGGCCAATCCACAGCCGAGTCTGTTCATAGatgttctactctgttttcAGTTTTGATAAATGATTGATTACATTCTGATCCACATACCGCTGAGCGCCTGGTGGTAGCTCTGTGCTCTCTGTCCTGACTGATCCAGACTCCCATTTCACTTTTCCGTCCTCGGTGATAAGCAGCTGGCTCAGCTCACTGTACGGCACCGCATGCTGATGGCGATCCAGGACACATTCAAAGTCTGCAGGGATGTTGTTGAAACTGATTAGCATACAGAACATTTTGCAACCCATACATCAGCTTTCCTTGGTTGgtttcaaccaaccaaaaagagcacatgtcacgcccctattaatTGAgatgcattggctacccttagctgcgcgcatcaaattcaaatcactaatgatggccttcagagtattcactggttctgctcccatttacctcaatagactcttagaccatacgttagcgcccgccctctccgttcctcaaaggagcgccaactaacacgaccaaccccccgtaaaggtcagttgaggctattctcatctcgtaccacgctggtggaacgagcttccaagcactatcagagcaacagaaaccctctctgcattcaagaaatcattgaaaacccagctcttccgagagtatcttttgcactgaatgtctttctttaatgcacttattacttcctggcatattgcacttaatgtaaggtattttgcataatttgtgctgtagttcgaatgttagatcctcttttgtaagtcgctttggataaaagcgtctgccaaatgcataaatgtaaatgtaaatgtcctATGCTGCTGAGGCAGATTTGATCCTGCAGATTTTTCTGCAAAGAAACAATAAATGTTGTTCCAAAATCAAGTGGCTTGGATTCATGAATGTTTGCCAAGTTTTATAAAAAGTACTCGTCCTTTTCACATCTATTAGACAAACATGGTCAAAATGTGTAATGCATCAATATTTTAGCTACAAAATGAAgataacataattaataaataaaagaaataagaaattaaGATTTTGGAATGAAACGTTTAGGCAAAtgtctggtttttttttttacatgactTTAAGTAATGTTACAGTATACAAATGACAGCAAAGtactattttaaaaattataattatataaaatataatttacaatTTATAGAACTGATAAAACTTAAGATTTATTATTAAGTGATcaagcagttttttttaatgcaacaaCAAGATGATAATTCACTCACAACCATTAAAACTTTTATGTCAAACTTACCAACTGTGTAGAAATAAGGGGTCACCACTGCTACTCTGGCACAATTAATGCCCCCAAGGACTTCACCCAGCATTTTGTGGATCTGCTGCTGTACTGGACTGACTGAGCcattgtctgtgtgtttcaCAAAGAGAAATTTGCTCAATCATGACAGTCAAAACATTATTAGCTAGGGTGGAATCACTGATACATGTAATCAACAAATAACAAACATCTAAAAGAAAATGACACAATTATCTTCACTCACTTTTCCGCTGGAGCTGTTTGCAGTACCGTTCATGGAACCAGGGAACCTGGAACTCAGGACACTCCAGACACACAGCACGGTTCAACTCCATCAGACGCAAACGAACCCTCATGTTCAGTGCATCTGGAAGTGCTTTCAGGACACATTACACAAACTTGATTTATCAGATTTCTATATTTGTACTTGAGTAAAGCACAAAAATTAAGTTTCTGTCTCAGAGAACTGTGTGATTGATCTGTTGCAGTACTACAGATCTgtcaaaaaaatttaaaattgcCAGAGGTGATACATTAACAAATGTTGCTCAGTCGGCAGAGTATTAGTTGTGGTGTCAACCAGGATCACATATGGTCATGGCTGAAAGTGTTGGCACCTAGGGCTGTTGCTACAACCGCAGTACGGTAATACCGCGCTATTAACCAGCCGATCGCAAAAATGGCAAAAACTGTCACCACTGCAGTGTATACATGTTTTCCCTTTCATTGCATGGTCTTTcttgttttacattttggtgtgtgtgtgtgtgtaatgaatgttttcCCAACGTTTGGAATCCTAATGGCTGAGTGTCagtctttgttttataaaatggacacaatGGCAGCAAACCTAGTCATAAAAAATTCAATACAACTTCGACAGTTTGGGAGCATTTCAGCTTTCGACCAAATGAAAAGGGAGAGCCAGACAATTCAGAAGAGGCAATATGCAAAATATGTACCAGAAAAGTCCAGGTCTCTCATATTGGAAGAGTGCCTTCTCCCAACAGCAATTTTAGGATCTCTCCACAGGTGTTTATCTGGCTATCATCTCATTGCTAGCCATTTCAGAACactccagcttttttttttcatccatttctgggtgaAACGTTTTCCTAGAAGGATTCTGGCTTACTCATGTAAATGTTGGCAAACTGCAGTCTAGCctttttgtgtctctgtgtcagcaATGGGGTCCTCCTGGGTCTGCCATAGCATTTCATTTAATTCAAATGTCAATGGATAGTTCGCATTGACACTGACGCACCCTGAGCCCACAGGACAGCTtgaatttctttggaacttGATTGGGGCTGCTTATCCACCATCCGGACTCTCCTGCGTTGGAATCCTTCAtcaattttaatacatttttctctTCTGTCCATGTCCAGGTTGATTAACTACAGTGCCATGGGTTGTAAACCTCTTGATTATGTTGCGCACCGTGGACAAAGGAACATCAAGGGCTTGTAACTTTTAGATTGTTGATGTTTGTCCACAATTTTGGTTCTCAGGTTGTCTGAAACTTCTTGCCAGTTGTTCTCCATGCTTAGTGtagtacacacagacacaatgcaATGACTGAGTCAACTTCTCTCATTTTTATCCGTTTTCAGGCGTGATTTTTCATATTGCCCACACCTGTTACTTGCCACAGTTGAGTTTAAACTAGCAACACATGCTTGAAACAAAGTTATTTACCCACAACTTTGAAAAGGTGCCAATAATCTAGTCCCACTGATTTTTGAGGTTTTGCGTGAAATTATATCAATT contains:
- the klhl41a gene encoding kelch-like protein 41a, producing MEPTTMKEDLKLFQSTLLQDGLKELLKENKFIDCILKVGDRSLPCHRLILAACSPFFRELYFSEEGKEKSSSNKEVMLENVDPTIMELIVNYLYSAEIDITDENVQDIFALAGRFQIPSVFTACVNYLQKKLSRGNCLAIFRLGLVLNCPRLAIAARDYIAERFETLAKEDDFLEFNPPELFAIIGTDALNVEKEEVVFELLMKWVRKDKENRSKFIGDGFEHVRFRLLPEKYFKEKVEKDDIIKADPELVKKLMVIKDAFAGKLPEKKEEEETMPGFLNDNRRFGMYTKEFILMINDSAAVAYDPIENECSLAAMAEQIPRNHVSISTKNNQLYVIGGLFVDEENKENPLQCYVYQLDPLTPDWIALPPLPSPRCLFGLSEFENLLFAVGGKDLQSNESLDSVMCYDIDKMKWTETKKLPLRIHGHSVVSQNGLVYCIGGKTDENKTINKMFAYNHKKAEWKELAAMKTPRSMFGAVVHKGKIVVVGGVNDDGLLGSCEAYDFGTNKWERFTDFAQERSSVNLVSAGGELYVVGGFNMVEMENKECSPSEVTDIWQYEEDKKQWAGMIREMRYAAAASCVSIRLNAVKMPKL